A section of the Cyanobium sp. ATX 6F1 genome encodes:
- a CDS encoding lysophospholipid acyltransferase family protein: protein MTAQTALIQRERRLCNGVNPVLAPIAVLLAQDGPLSFFFSSLTVLGQEHLPQGGPVLLAPTHRARWDALLLSSFAGRRACGRDCRFMVTLTEMQGIQGWFLARLGCFPVDQSRPGTAPLRYAVDLLAQGQQVVMFPEGHIRRSDEPIRLHQGLARVAVLAQSQGIDVPVVPVGLGYSSSPPRWRGQGALCFGPALRVQGEGRSAVRNLNERLALGMQSAEEAARTAVGRPFGNP, encoded by the coding sequence GTGACGGCGCAGACGGCACTGATCCAGCGGGAACGCCGGCTCTGCAACGGGGTCAACCCTGTGCTGGCGCCCATCGCCGTGCTGCTCGCCCAGGACGGCCCGCTGTCGTTCTTCTTCAGCTCCCTGACCGTGCTCGGCCAGGAGCATTTGCCCCAGGGCGGACCGGTGCTGCTGGCCCCCACCCACCGGGCCCGCTGGGATGCCCTGCTGCTGAGCAGCTTCGCCGGCCGCCGGGCCTGCGGCCGGGACTGCCGCTTCATGGTCACCCTCACCGAGATGCAGGGGATCCAGGGCTGGTTCCTGGCCCGGCTGGGTTGCTTCCCCGTCGACCAGAGCCGCCCCGGCACCGCCCCCCTGCGCTACGCCGTGGATCTGCTGGCCCAGGGCCAACAGGTGGTGATGTTTCCTGAGGGGCACATCCGCCGCAGCGACGAACCGATCCGGCTGCACCAGGGCCTGGCACGGGTGGCGGTGCTGGCACAAAGCCAGGGAATCGACGTGCCGGTGGTGCCGGTGGGCCTCGGCTACAGCTCCAGCCCACCCCGCTGGCGCGGTCAGGGGGCCCTCTGCTTCGGGCCGGCGCTGCGGGTGCAGGGAGAGGGTCGTTCGGCGGTGCGGAACCTGAACGAACGGCTGGCTCTGGGGATGCAATCAGCTGAAGAAGCGGCCCGGACCGCGGTGGGGCGTCCCTTCGGCAACCCCTAA
- a CDS encoding BolA family protein, with amino-acid sequence MVQPEQVKAAIIESLPDAQVEVEDLTGGGDHLQVKVVSSAFDGLSRVRQHQLVYGALRRELASEAIHALALQTSLPT; translated from the coding sequence ATGGTTCAACCGGAACAGGTGAAGGCGGCGATCATCGAATCCCTGCCCGATGCCCAGGTGGAGGTGGAAGACCTCACCGGTGGCGGTGATCACCTGCAGGTGAAGGTGGTCTCCAGCGCCTTCGATGGACTGTCCAGGGTGCGCCAACACCAGCTCGTCTACGGCGCCCTGCGCCGGGAACTGGCCAGTGAAGCCATCCACGCCCTTGCCCTGCAAACCTCCCTTCCCACCTGA
- the grxD gene encoding Grx4 family monothiol glutaredoxin — protein sequence MDPAVQQRIDALIASSPVVVFIKGTKLMPQCGFSNNVVQILNSLAVPFESFDVLSDGEIRQGIKEFSEWPTIPQVYVNGEFLGGSDILIELYNSGELRETLAVALAS from the coding sequence ATGGATCCCGCCGTTCAGCAACGCATCGACGCGCTCATTGCCAGCAGCCCCGTGGTGGTGTTCATCAAGGGCACCAAGCTGATGCCCCAGTGCGGTTTCTCCAACAACGTGGTGCAGATCCTCAATTCCCTGGCGGTGCCGTTCGAAAGCTTCGACGTGCTCTCCGACGGGGAGATCCGCCAGGGGATCAAGGAGTTCTCCGAGTGGCCCACGATTCCGCAGGTCTACGTGAACGGAGAGTTCCTCGGCGGCTCGGACATCCTGATCGAGCTGTACAACTCGGGCGAACTGCGCGAAACGCTCGCGGTGGCCCTGGCCTCCTGA
- a CDS encoding DUF6761 family protein has protein sequence MTALQNTDAIRHFQSLCDACQDLASRYHGPSELRLYADGYLHALRRTAILDPISQRRLEELIDRWILDPSSFIGPDGSLSSLYESGRN, from the coding sequence ATGACAGCCCTGCAGAACACCGACGCCATCCGCCACTTTCAGTCCCTCTGTGATGCCTGCCAGGACCTGGCCAGTCGCTACCACGGCCCCTCGGAACTGAGGCTCTACGCCGATGGTTACCTCCACGCCCTGCGGCGCACCGCCATCCTCGACCCGATTTCCCAGCGGCGGCTCGAGGAGCTGATTGATCGCTGGATCCTCGATCCCTCCAGTTTCATCGGCCCCGACGGCAGCCTCAGCAGCCTCTACGAGAGCGGCCGCAACTGA